The genomic region ATCGAGACGGTGGTCGCGCTCCTGCTCGAAGTCCTTTCGCCGTCAACGATTCCCAAGTGGCTCAGAGGAATCAACGCGCACCTGGACAATCGCCGTCCCCTTGACGTCCTAATGGCAGGGCGCCTTTCCGAGGTAATTGCGGCTGTGGAGAACGAGCGAAGCGGAGCGTTTGCCTGAGCCGTTGATCTCGCTGTGGCGAGTCTTCCCGTTTGACCCCGCGGCCGAGGCTGGCGAGATGTTCAGCGCCTCCCGCGTGCCAGCGAATCAAGGTGCGGGTCGGTTCGACATCACGCACCTCACCCCAGCCGGGTACTTCGGCGAATCGCCTGCCCACGCCGTCGCCGAAGTCATTCAAGGCCTGCGAAATCAAGTGCTGGATAAGGCCGACCTCATTCGCTCGAGAAGGCGGCTCGCGCTCGTGCAGGGCGAGCTGAACGCACCAGCCATCGGCAGGCACGCACATGGAATCGCAGATCTCTGTGACCCGCGCGTGTTGGCCGAGTTCGAGATTCGACCCGACGTTCTGGCCGGCTCCGACGTCCGGGCGACTCAACGAATTGCCGAGAAGCTGTACAAGCAGCGCTTACGGGGGTTCAGATGGTGGTCATCTCTTTTTGGCGACTGGCACACGACAATTCTCTTCGATAGGCGGCTGGGGAAGAGGCACCTTCGTTTCGGCAATCCAGCGCCGCTGACCCTCGATAGTGAGGGAGTTGTTCAGGCTGCCGAACGGCTCACGATACGACTGGCGTGATTCGTTTCACAAAGCGGCTGAGCGGCTGAATTCGTTCTTTGAGTAGCGATGTAATATTCGTGCATGGCAAACCGGATCGCGGCGATCCTCCTTCAAGTGGGCATCGTTGCTGTAATAATTGCCGCCGCGCCGTATAAGCTCTTCGAGCTCGACCGCTATTTCGTTCCCAAGGAGCTTGTCCTCCACGTAGTCGCGCTGTTCATCGCGATTGTTCTCGTCGTCCGGCGGCGCACCATCAGCATCGATCTCCCCGATGCTCTGATCGCACTCTTCCTCGCCTGGAGCGCCGCGTCCGCACTCTTCGCCACAAATCATTGGGCGGGCCAACGCGCGCTCGGACTCAGTGTCTCGAGCGCGCTGATCTTCTGGGGCGCTCGCAGGCTGGGCACACTCGAGATGTTCCGTCCGATCCTTATCGCCGCTGCGTTTGCGACCGTTCTCGCCTCCGCCGCTTCACTCGCACAGACTTACGGATTCCAGACGGACTACTTCAGCCTCAACCGCGCACCCGGCGGAACACTCGGCAACCGAAACTTCGTTGCCCACATTGCCGCGATAGGATTGCCTGCAGTCGTTTGGTCCACCGTTACGTCGCGACACTCGACCGGCGCGCTGCTCGGCTCACTTGGCGTCGGTGTGCTCGGCGCCGCGCTCGTGTTGTCACGCTCGCGCGCGGCGTGGCTCGCCGTGGTCGCGTGCGTGATCGTGCTTGCCGGACCGCTCTTCGTATCCCGCAATTACTGGGAAGGCGCTCAGGTCGGCGGACGGCTCTCGCAGGTGCTCCTCGCCGGCGCGCTCGGCGGTATCGTCGCGATAGCTCTCCCGAACAAGCTCAACTGGGCGAGCGATTCGCCGTATCTCGATTCCGCCCGCGGGATGGTCGATTATAGCACAGGGAGCGGACGCGGCCGTGTGGCGCAGTACGAGAATTCATTCCGCATGGCGAGGGCGCATCCGGTCTTCGGAGTAGGGCCCGGCAACTGGCCCGTTCGCTATGTACGATATGCTCCAGCAAACGATCGCTCACTCGGCGACGATGGCATGACTGCGAACCCGTGGCCGAGCAGCGACTGGGTCGCCTTTGTTTCGGAGCGGGGATTCGTTGCGGCGATCGCGCTCCTGCTCGTCTTCGTAACGCTGTTCTTCAGGGCATTTCGAGGTTGGCGCGAGGGCGGGGATGGTTCTGTGGCGGGGGAGCCGAGCGTTCCAGGAGAGCCGGCGCGGCCGCCCGCAAACGGCGAACGCAACGTTCCAGCAGATGCGGGCATGGTGACCGGCAACGGAGTGCGCCGGCGGGTTGTCAGCGATCGCGTTCTTCTCAAGCTTGCGCTCGCCGGAACGATCGTCGCCACGATCGTGGTGAGCGCATTCGACGCCGTCCTTCTGCTCGCCGCACCCGCGTTTCTGATCTGGAGCGTCGTGGGCGCCGCAACGGGAGGAAGGGTACGCCCGCGGCCCGTGGAGCTGTCCGACAAGGCTTGGCGAATTGCTGCTGCTGGAACGCTGCTGATCGTGATCGCATCGGCTGCGCGAAGTGCGACCCAGATGCGATCGATGGCCATCGTTGGCCGCGGTGGCCAGACGGCGGGATGGTTGCGCGGCGCAGCGTGGGATCCAGCGAGCTATCGCATCAACATTCGCGTCGCGGATTTGTTGTCCCGGCGCGGCCGGTGCGCCACCGCGCGCCCACACGCGAGGCGAGCTCTGGCCCTGTTCCCACATTCCCCGGCGGCGAAGCGCCTCGTAAGGCGTTGCCGGTAGGCTCTTGTCGCGGCGGATAGCTCGCAGCGGTACGGTTTGATTTGAGAGCAGAGAGTTTTATGGATCCTATTGCCAGTTTTATCAGGCCCACTCAGTGACCCAAACGCCGAACTGAGCGTTATGCCAAAACTGGCAATGAGATCCATAAAACTCTCTGCTCTCAAATCAAACCGTACCAGTACTGGATACCTGGGTCGCTGGCCGCTGACCGCGCAGCGAATTAGGATTCGATCCACTATGCAGATCAGCCAGGGACGTCTCAGAAAATCAATGCGACACCTCGGCGCCGTCGCCGTCCTCGTCGCTGTTACCGCCTGCACCTCGGCCTATCAGGCGCCCCCGGGTCCACCGAACGCAGACTCGACGGCAATCCTCCGCGATATCGCTTATCTCGCCAGCGACCAGCTCGAAGGCCGTCTTACCGGAACGCCGGGGAACGACACCGCCGCCGCGTACCTTGCCCGCCGGTACAAGACGCTTGGGCTCGTCGCACCGTTCCCCGGCTACCTCCAGCCGTTCGAAGCGCGCTCGGCCGCCGATGCACGTGCCGGACGCACCGAGCCCCGGCGCTCGCAGAACGTTGTCGCCCTCGTGAGGGGCAGAGATCCGGTGCTCCGCGAAGAGTATATAGTAGTGGGCGCGCACTTCGATCACCTCGGACGCTCCACCACGTTCGCGCAAGACCCTGACGCAAAGGACGCAATCCGGAACGGCGCCGATGACAATGCGTCCGGCACTGCCGCGGTAATGGAGCTCGCGCGACTGTTCGCGATGAATCCGCCGCGCCGCTCTGTGATCTTCGCAAACTTCAGCGGCGAGGAGCTCGGCCTTCTCGGCTCACAATATTTTGTCGCCCATTCGCCCGTGCCGATAAACCGCATCGTCGCAATGCTCAACTTCGACATGGTTGGCCGCCTCCAGAACGACAGGCTTACTGTGTACGGGACGGCGACCGCCACCGAGTTCAAAGCGCTCCTCGACAGCGCGAACGCAGCGTCGGCAAACGGTGCGCTGAGGCTGACAGGAATTGGCGACGGATTCGGCCCGTCAGATCAGTCATCGTTCTACGCGAAGGACATCCCCGTCCTGCATTTCTTCACGAATCAGCATGAGGACTACCATCGGGCTACCGACGATGTGGAGAAGATCAACTCGTCGGGCACAGCCCGCGTCGTGGATCTCGCTTACAGAGTGGCGCGATCGATTGCTGAGCGGCCGTCGCACCTCACTTTCGTGAAGACGGCGGCGCCAGTGCGATCCATGAGCCGGCAGGGGTCGCAGACCTACCTCGGCTCTGTTCCCGACATGGCAGCCACCGACGTTGTTGGAATGCGTCTCATGGCGGTGAGGCCGGAAAGCCCGGCCGACAAGGGTGGGCTGAAAGCCGGTGACGTCATCGTCGAATTCGGTGGGAAGCCGGTAAAGGATCTTTACAGCTACACCGACGCTCTCTACGCGCACAAACCCGACGATGTAGTGAAAGTCGTTGTCATGCGCGGCGGCAAGCGCATCGAGCTGAGCGTTACGCTCGGCAAGCGCGGCGGGTAATAACAACAACTGAGAACTACACGCGACCGCTGATCGCTAAGCGCTCAGCGCTGCGTGCTCAAGCGGAACATCGGCGGAGATTTCAGCCCACGCGCGGTGTTCCGTCTTAGCGCGCAGCGGCCAGCGTTAAGCGGTCAGCGGGTCGCGTGTAGTTCTCAGTTGAAGAGTGCGCTCTCCCGCTTCTATTGTCGCTTGACCGTCTCGGGCAGCAGTACGAACCGCGCGTAATTCGCGGTATTGAAGTACTGCCGAGCCGCCTGCTGCAGCTGCGCCGGCGTCAGCCGCTTCACCATCTCGTCGTAGACGCTCGTCAAGCCGGCCAGGTCCTCGCCGGCCGCGTCGCGCGCCAGGATGTTCGTGAGCCAGTACGAGTTCTGCTTCGTCTCAACCTCACGCGAGCGCAGAATCTGCTCCTTTACCTTGTCGATGTCGCTCTGCGGAGCCGGGTTGACCTTCAGTGAGTCGATCAGCGCAAACACCGCCTTCGTCAGCGGCTCGACGTTCTCCGGCGACGATCCGAACGACACCGAAATCGCGTACTCCGGGCGCGGCTCCCGGCTGCAGCCGCCGCCGACATTCGGGCTGTACGTGCCGCCGAGCTTCTCACGCAGGGTTTCGTTCAAACGCATCTGAATGAGTGTAGTCAGCGCGCGCAACGCGAACCGGTTTTCCGGCGTGCTCACGCAGGCGCCGGTGAACTGAATCAGAGTATTCGCCTTGGGCTCGGTGCCCTTCCGAACGGTGCGCTGCACGACGCCCTTCGGCGGAGCAACGCCCGTATCGCGCCAGCTTTCCTTCCGGCCCAGCGACGGGAGACTAGCCAGATACTGCTCGACGTACGGCTTCAGGGTCGTCGTATCGACATTACCGACGAATACGAACGTGAAGTCGCTCGCATCGGCGAATCGGTCCTTGTAGAAGGCGAACGACTTCGCGGGATTCACTTCGGCAAATACCGCCGGCGTGAACGGCCGGTCGCGAACGCTGTGCTGGCTCATCGTGACCTGCACGGTATCCCTGAACACTTCCTCGGGTGACGATCCGCGATTCGCGAGGAAGGGTGTGACCTGATTCTTGAACGCTGCGAATGCGACACTGTCGAGGCGCGGCGACGTAAAGCCCAGATAGATGAGCTGGAAGAGCGTTTCGAGATCCTTCGGCGAGCTGCGACCGTTCAATCCCTCGGTGGTTTCGGAGATCGTCGCGTTAACGCCCACCGCTTTCCCGCTCAGCTTCTTCTCGAGATCGATCCGGTTGAACGTGCCAACGCCGCTCAACCCCATGATCTGCGCCGCGAGATCGGCGGACACGACATCGGCGTCGGACGCGAGTGAAGTCCCCCCCTTGCTGTACGCGCCGACAAGCACTTCGTCATCCTTGAAGTCCGTTGGCTTGACGATGACACGCGCTCCGTTTGAAAGCTTCCACTCTGTGGCGCCGATGCTCGCGATTGTGCGCGTGCTCAGCACCTTGCCTGGCTTTGGCGGATTGGCGAGAAGAGCTTCGGTGGAGAGATTCTCCGCGTAGGCTGCGATGGGCGCTTTCGATGCACGATCGAACACCGCAAGCAGCCCGCTCTCGGTCGGCACAGGCACACCGGTTTTCACCGGTGTCTGAGCGATGATGACGCGGTTCTCGTCGGTGATCCAGCTGCGCGCGAGCTGGTTCACTTCCGCGAGAGTAACCGTGCCGGCAATCGACTGAACGAGCTTGTACTCGTATTCGATACCGGGGATGCCCTCCTCCTCGAGGAAGTGGCGGATGTACTCATCTGCGAACTGCCCAGACTGCGTCTTTTCCCGCTCGGCGTACGCGCGCTCGTATGAGCGGACGAGGTTCTGCTTCGCGCGGTCGAGCTCGGATTGGAGAAATCCGAACTGGTCAACGCGGCGTGCTTCCTTGAGCAGCGCTTCGAGGCCTGCCTCGATACCGCCGTCCTTCACGCCCGCAGCAAGTGCAAAAGCTTCCGTTGTCCTGGCGAAGAAGCTGCTCTTCGACGCGCTCGCGCCGAGGAAGGGTGCATCCGGCTTCTCGGCGATCTCGGAGAAGCGATCGTTCAGCATCTGCAGGTACAGTCGCTCGACGATCTCCCGGCGATAGTCGCCAACAGTGCGCAGCGAGGTAGCGGGAAGCTTGAAGATGACGTTGACACCCGACGAAGTCGCTTCCTTGTCGCTTGCAATCGCGACAAGAGGCGTCTTGTTCGCCGGAACGTCGTAGCTCACCCGCCTGGGCGCATTCTTCCGCGCGGGTATGCCGCTGAAATGCTTCTTTATCTGCGCCTCGATTTGCGCAACGTCGAAGTCCCCGACAGCGACCACTGCCATCAGATCGGGGCGATACCAGTCCTGGTAGAACGAACGAAGCTTCGACGGAGTCGCACCCATGATGCTCTCTTCGGTACCGATCGGAAGCCTCACCGCGTAGCGCGATCCCTTGAATGCCACAGGCAGCCACTGCTTGAGCATTCTTTCGTCGGCGCCTTTCCCTCCGCGCCATTCCTCGCGAACGACACCCCGCTCGTTCATCACCTCGGTCGAGTCGAATATCTGGCCGTGTGCCCAGTCCTCGAGGATCGTGAAAGCCTGCTCGATGATCCGCGCCGTGTCCGTTGGAACAGGAAGAATGAAGACTGTCTCGTCGAAGCCCGTATAGGCGTTGAGGTCGGCGCCAAACCGGACCCCGATCGACTCGAGATACTTGATCAGGTCATTCTTCGCGAAGTGCCTGGTGCCGTTGAAGCCCGTGTGCTCCACGATGTGGGCGTATCCGAGCTGATTCTCATTCTCCAGGATGGAGCCTGCGTTGATGACAAGCCGAAGCTCTGCCCGCTTCTCGGGTTTTGCGTTCTGCCGGATGTAATAGCGGATGCCATTGGGCAGCGTTCCGATTCGCACTTTGCTGTCGACAGGGAGCTTCGTGTCGAGCGAGGGCGCCGAGAAAGTCGCTGGCGCGAGCTGCTGTGCAGGACTGAAAACGGGTAGAAGAAAAGCGACGGCTGCAGCGAGCAAACGAAGTCGTGGCATGTATGTCGGGGAAGGGGGCTATTCGGCGTCACCGGTACCGGCGACGGCGGAGCTGATCCAATATGCCAGTCGCGTGAAGCGAATCGTAGTGGCGGAAGCCCGCAATACATTTTTCTTACACGGTAGAGGCCACCGGTTAGGCCGATGAGGCGCCACTCGACGAAGGCGGCTTCCTGTTCGAAAACCTCTACGCGATGTTCGGCGGAAGGATCAGCTGACTGATTCCGCGGGGGCGATGCGGAGCGGCGTGCCCCACGGATCGGCTGTCCTCCAGCTCTGCCGATCGGCGTCGGCGTGAACGGAGTAGCCGCCGGCCTCGAGACTTTGCGCGGCGGCAGCCGCATCAGCCGGGGTCGGAACCACAACGGTCCATTCGAGTAACCGGGCGTCATTCTCCTCCGAGCGCGGCGCTCCCGTCGCCCACGTGTTCGTTCCCAGATGATGGTGGTAGCCGCCAGCCGCGAGAAAAAGTGCGCCCGGATAGCTCCAGACCATCTTGTCAAACCCGAGCCCCCCGTGATAGAACGCCTCGGCTTCGGGAATGTCCGCAACGTGCAGGTGAACGTGGCCGATCTTCGTGCCGGCCGGCATTCCGCTCCATGGAACGTCACCCGCTGCGTCGACCAGGCTCTGAACGTCGAGCGGATCGGTGGCCATCGCGAGCTGTCTCCCCTCGTACTTCCAGGTACTCCGGTCACGGTCGGAATAAACCTCGATGCCGAGACCATCGGGGTCCGTGAGATAGAGAGCCTCGCTCACGAGGTGATCCGACATTCCCGCGTACGCCCCGATGCTGGATAGATGCGCGACGAATCGACCCAGTGACGCTCGGTCAGGAAGCAGAATCGCGTAGTGATACAATCCAAGCCGCCCGCGCCGTGGAACTGCGTGCGCTCCAGGCAGCTCGTGAAGCTCGATGAGAACCGTGTCATCGCCCTGCGCGGCCAGCGAAGCGCGACCGGTGGACTGCGCGACCACGCGCAACCCGAGGACCTGCTGGTAGTACTCCAATGAGCGCGCGAGATCGGCGACCTGCAGACGCACCGGTCCAAGCCGCGTGTCGTCTGGCAAGCGGTACTTTTTCGGGGCAATACCGTAGGGAAGATCGTTGCGCGGTGTCGGCGTCTCCGCCGTCGAGCCAGCAATGCCTTTGGTTTGGGATGTTTTCATGATGACTCCCTCTCTCGTGCCTTGGCGAGGAGTGTGATGAGTGTTCGAAGCTCTGTGCGGGTCATATGTCCGAGCTGCTCCTCGTGCGCCTTTGCGATCGGTGCCTCGAGTTTCTCGAGCAGCGCGAGGCCAGTCTCGGTGATCCGACTGTTGACGAGACGCCGATCCGTCGAGTCCCGCTCGCGTTCAACGAGTCCAGCCTCTTCCATCCTGTCCAGCAATCGGGTCACATCAGGTACCTGAGAAATGAGCCGCTCACGAATGTCTTCCCGGCAGAGGCCATCAGGGCGGGCGCCCTTAAGAATTCTGAGAACGTTGTATTGCGTCGGTGTGATGTCGAACGGCTTGAGCGTCTCGATGATCGCGTAGCCGAGCACGGCGTCGGTGCGGTGGATGCTGAGCATCGCCTCCTGCTCGAGAGTGTGGAACGGCTTCGACTGTTTGATCTCGTCTTTGAGCTTTATGGTCATGATGTAAATATATGTGTTATAACACAGAAAGCAACTTGCCCGAAAACACGACTTGACCGATTTCGGGGTCGCTCCTATCGTCGGATTCGGAACGGATGGCTCTCGGTACGGTAGAACTGAAGGCAGCGACAACGTGACCCGCGGGTCGACCGCTCGTCTGTCAAAGGCAGAGGAGCATCAGTCGACCCGTTCGTTTTTTCTTTCATCCGACATCAATGAGAATCACCGCCCTTTGCTCGACTGCAGCGCTTGTCGCTACTGGATGCATCCAGGACCTGTCCGGCCCGCCTGCCGTTGAGACGATTCCTCTCCGGGCAACCATCACGCCGGATAACCGGTGCACCGTCGAGACCCTGGGCAGGACCTATACATCCATCGGACATGTGCGCGGAGCAACTCCGCCTACCTTCACCGGAACATTGGAGAACAGTGGCTTCCACGCGGTGGGTTGCTGGGTCGCGATGAGTGACGGCACAGATGGAGATTTCGTCCTCTTGTTCTCGGGCGATTCGTTCCAGAAGCCCTTCGAGGTCGGCAGTTACCTTCCGCGCTTCGAGCCGCCTTACGGCTCTTCGGAAAAGCTGGTGAGCGTCTCGTTCCAGACGGTTGCCCTGCCGGACCATCGCCTCAAGACCGTCGATCAATCGACGGGCGCCGTAACGATCGAGGCTGCCCCGGGCGGGGGAAGGATCATTCGCGTTGACGTGAGCGTCATCAAGTACGAGGGCTGACGGCGCGCGAGGTTCATCGTCCACAAATTGCCCGAAACAGCCCTGATCCGAGGATCGGGGCTTTTTTTTGTGGAACCGATTCGGCGGGTTCAGCTGATTTGCCGGGCTAGGCGATTCGCCGGATTCGGCGGATCCAGCTGATTTAGCGCTAGACCGATCGGCGCGCCCATTGGGCGTTGCCTTCGCCGCTCGGGGGAAGTCATTCAGGGATGACGTCCCCCCTCTATCGTGGCGTTGCGACGTTCTGCGGAGTTGTTACCGCGCTGATTGTTCTCGAGCTCGGTCTCAGGCCGCTTGCCACACCCGATCTGCCTCCATTTGCGCGGCCGGCGCTGGACGCTTTCGACGCGCCGGTTGTCACCACGCGCCAGCTGGAGGAAGGAATCGCCGAGGCTAACTTCTCCGCCGCCGGCGCTCGTCTAACTGGAAATCCGACGTTATCCGGCGCGCCGCTCATCGTTGTTCTCGGTGACTCTCACGTTGTCGCCCGCGAGATAGGCGACGGTGAGACAATGGGTTCCTGGATCGAGCGTCTCGCGCGGCGCGAGCGCTACTTCCTCAACGTCCGCCAGTACGGGTGGCGCGGCGCTTCTCCGCCGCAGTACCTGATGGTTGCTGGCGACGTGCGCGACCGGTGGCGGCCGGTGCAGGTCGTAGTGATTCTCGACGGCGACGACCTTGGCGCCGACCCGCTCAATCGCCGGTTTCCCCGGATGCGGATCGGGCAGGACGATGCCGTCGAGATCGTTCACTCACCGGACGTGAATCCCGACACGGCCATAAATGGCGGGCGCTTCACAGTCGCGATGCTCGCACGGATGAGATGGCGTCGCGTCCTCGAGCGGGCGCCGAAGAATCTGCGGGCGTTTCTCAACACACCCGTCGAGCCCCGTGGACCGGCTCCGACGCCGGAGATGCTCGCCGCCGTCCCGCGTGCCGGGGTGAAGGCTCTGGCGAAGGCGTACGGGCCAGGTCTGCTGATTGTCTATACCGCTGACGTACGAGTCAAAGGTGGCGAGCGGGTCGATGACGGAGAGGAGCGTCTGCTCTCAGCCTGCGCTCAGTATCACGTGCGGTGCGTGTCGATGCGCGAGACGATGCTCGCGGCGCGGCGCGCGGGCCACGTTGTGCGAGGGTTCCAGACGACGACGCTCGGCGTCGGCCACCTCAACGCGAAGGGACACGAGCTGGTCGGGCGGGCGATCTGGAGTGCAGTGCGTCCAGAGATGCCGAGAAGCATGGTCCAGATGGCAGACGGGTAGCGAGATGCTTTTCATCTCCTGGGAATTCGTTGCCTTTCTCGCGATTGTGCTGGCCGGGCTGCGTGTCATGCCCACGCGTGAATCGAGGCAATGTCTACTTCTGATCGCCAGCGCAGTGTTCTACGGATCCCACACGCCGTGGCATTTGCTGGTTCTCGCTGTGCCGAGCCTGATCGACTTCGCCTGCGCCGTGCGGATCGAAGACACCGAGGATCCCGCTAAGAGAAAACAATGGCTGATGCTGAGCCTCGTCTCGAATCTGGGACTGCTCGCCTACTTCAAGTACGCTGATTTCTTTGCCGACACGATCGGAGATCTCCTCGGTGTCTCTACGATACCGCTCGGACTCGCGCTGCCGCTTGGGATCTCTTTCTTCGTCTTCAAGACGCTGAGCTACACGATCGACGTCTATCGCCGCGAGATACCGGCGTGCAGGAGCATATGGCGTTACGCGATGTTCGTGTCGTATTTCCCGGAGCTCGTCGCGGGTCCGATCGTCCGCGCATCCGTGTTCCTGCCGCAGATGGACCGCAAGCTCGAGCCGTCTCGCGAGCGTACGATGGTCGGACTGCAGCTCATTCTGCTCGGCGTGACGAAGAAGCTGTTCATCGCCGACCGGCTGGCGACACTCGTGAACCCGGTTTTCCTCGCGCCGGAAGGGTATTCGCAGTTCACGGTTATCTCAGCAGTCGTGGCGTATTCGCTCCAGATATACTGCGACTTCTCGGGATACTCCGACATTGCCATCGGCGTGTCGAGAATTATCGGCTTCGATCTCCCCGAGAATTTCAACATGCCTTATATCGCCAGGTCGGTCACTGAATTCTGGCGGCGCTGGCATATCACACTCTCACAGTGGCTGCGCGACTACCTGTACGTTCCGCTCGGAGGCAACCGGAAGGGTGCTCGGCGCACATACATCAACCTCATGCTCACGATGCTGCTCGGCGGGCTATGGCACGGAGCGGCGTGGACATTCGTTGTGTGGGGACTGCTGCATGGAGTCGGTCTTGCCGTTCACAAGATCTGGACGCAGCAGGTATCGCAGGGACGC from Gemmatimonadaceae bacterium harbors:
- a CDS encoding RES family NAD+ phosphorylase; translated protein: MPEPLISLWRVFPFDPAAEAGEMFSASRVPANQGAGRFDITHLTPAGYFGESPAHAVAEVIQGLRNQVLDKADLIRSRRRLALVQGELNAPAIGRHAHGIADLCDPRVLAEFEIRPDVLAGSDVRATQRIAEKLYKQRLRGFRWWSSLFGDWHTTILFDRRLGKRHLRFGNPAPLTLDSEGVVQAAERLTIRLA
- a CDS encoding O-antigen ligase family protein encodes the protein MANRIAAILLQVGIVAVIIAAAPYKLFELDRYFVPKELVLHVVALFIAIVLVVRRRTISIDLPDALIALFLAWSAASALFATNHWAGQRALGLSVSSALIFWGARRLGTLEMFRPILIAAAFATVLASAASLAQTYGFQTDYFSLNRAPGGTLGNRNFVAHIAAIGLPAVVWSTVTSRHSTGALLGSLGVGVLGAALVLSRSRAAWLAVVACVIVLAGPLFVSRNYWEGAQVGGRLSQVLLAGALGGIVAIALPNKLNWASDSPYLDSARGMVDYSTGSGRGRVAQYENSFRMARAHPVFGVGPGNWPVRYVRYAPANDRSLGDDGMTANPWPSSDWVAFVSERGFVAAIALLLVFVTLFFRAFRGWREGGDGSVAGEPSVPGEPARPPANGERNVPADAGMVTGNGVRRRVVSDRVLLKLALAGTIVATIVVSAFDAVLLLAAPAFLIWSVVGAATGGRVRPRPVELSDKAWRIAAAGTLLIVIASAARSATQMRSMAIVGRGGQTAGWLRGAAWDPASYRINIRVADLLSRRGRCATARPHARRALALFPHSPAAKRLVRRCR
- a CDS encoding M28 family peptidase, coding for MRHLGAVAVLVAVTACTSAYQAPPGPPNADSTAILRDIAYLASDQLEGRLTGTPGNDTAAAYLARRYKTLGLVAPFPGYLQPFEARSAADARAGRTEPRRSQNVVALVRGRDPVLREEYIVVGAHFDHLGRSTTFAQDPDAKDAIRNGADDNASGTAAVMELARLFAMNPPRRSVIFANFSGEELGLLGSQYFVAHSPVPINRIVAMLNFDMVGRLQNDRLTVYGTATATEFKALLDSANAASANGALRLTGIGDGFGPSDQSSFYAKDIPVLHFFTNQHEDYHRATDDVEKINSSGTARVVDLAYRVARSIAERPSHLTFVKTAAPVRSMSRQGSQTYLGSVPDMAATDVVGMRLMAVRPESPADKGGLKAGDVIVEFGGKPVKDLYSYTDALYAHKPDDVVKVVVMRGGKRIELSVTLGKRGG
- a CDS encoding insulinase family protein translates to MPRLRLLAAAVAFLLPVFSPAQQLAPATFSAPSLDTKLPVDSKVRIGTLPNGIRYYIRQNAKPEKRAELRLVINAGSILENENQLGYAHIVEHTGFNGTRHFAKNDLIKYLESIGVRFGADLNAYTGFDETVFILPVPTDTARIIEQAFTILEDWAHGQIFDSTEVMNERGVVREEWRGGKGADERMLKQWLPVAFKGSRYAVRLPIGTEESIMGATPSKLRSFYQDWYRPDLMAVVAVGDFDVAQIEAQIKKHFSGIPARKNAPRRVSYDVPANKTPLVAIASDKEATSSGVNVIFKLPATSLRTVGDYRREIVERLYLQMLNDRFSEIAEKPDAPFLGASASKSSFFARTTEAFALAAGVKDGGIEAGLEALLKEARRVDQFGFLQSELDRAKQNLVRSYERAYAEREKTQSGQFADEYIRHFLEEEGIPGIEYEYKLVQSIAGTVTLAEVNQLARSWITDENRVIIAQTPVKTGVPVPTESGLLAVFDRASKAPIAAYAENLSTEALLANPPKPGKVLSTRTIASIGATEWKLSNGARVIVKPTDFKDDEVLVGAYSKGGTSLASDADVVSADLAAQIMGLSGVGTFNRIDLEKKLSGKAVGVNATISETTEGLNGRSSPKDLETLFQLIYLGFTSPRLDSVAFAAFKNQVTPFLANRGSSPEEVFRDTVQVTMSQHSVRDRPFTPAVFAEVNPAKSFAFYKDRFADASDFTFVFVGNVDTTTLKPYVEQYLASLPSLGRKESWRDTGVAPPKGVVQRTVRKGTEPKANTLIQFTGACVSTPENRFALRALTTLIQMRLNETLREKLGGTYSPNVGGGCSREPRPEYAISVSFGSSPENVEPLTKAVFALIDSLKVNPAPQSDIDKVKEQILRSREVETKQNSYWLTNILARDAAGEDLAGLTSVYDEMVKRLTPAQLQQAARQYFNTANYARFVLLPETVKRQ
- a CDS encoding VOC family protein → MKTSQTKGIAGSTAETPTPRNDLPYGIAPKKYRLPDDTRLGPVRLQVADLARSLEYYQQVLGLRVVAQSTGRASLAAQGDDTVLIELHELPGAHAVPRRGRLGLYHYAILLPDRASLGRFVAHLSSIGAYAGMSDHLVSEALYLTDPDGLGIEVYSDRDRSTWKYEGRQLAMATDPLDVQSLVDAAGDVPWSGMPAGTKIGHVHLHVADIPEAEAFYHGGLGFDKMVWSYPGALFLAAGGYHHHLGTNTWATGAPRSEENDARLLEWTVVVPTPADAAAAAQSLEAGGYSVHADADRQSWRTADPWGTPLRIAPAESVS
- a CDS encoding MarR family transcriptional regulator; its protein translation is MTIKLKDEIKQSKPFHTLEQEAMLSIHRTDAVLGYAIIETLKPFDITPTQYNVLRILKGARPDGLCREDIRERLISQVPDVTRLLDRMEEAGLVERERDSTDRRLVNSRITETGLALLEKLEAPIAKAHEEQLGHMTRTELRTLITLLAKARERESS
- a CDS encoding MBOAT family protein yields the protein MLFISWEFVAFLAIVLAGLRVMPTRESRQCLLLIASAVFYGSHTPWHLLVLAVPSLIDFACAVRIEDTEDPAKRKQWLMLSLVSNLGLLAYFKYADFFADTIGDLLGVSTIPLGLALPLGISFFVFKTLSYTIDVYRREIPACRSIWRYAMFVSYFPELVAGPIVRASVFLPQMDRKLEPSRERTMVGLQLILLGVTKKLFIADRLATLVNPVFLAPEGYSQFTVISAVVAYSLQIYCDFSGYSDIAIGVSRIIGFDLPENFNMPYIARSVTEFWRRWHITLSQWLRDYLYVPLGGNRKGARRTYINLMLTMLLGGLWHGAAWTFVVWGLLHGVGLAVHKIWTQQVSQGRQPFHGVVGWLTTYAFVCVGWVFFRAADFGTAMLMLRKIVGLEPGGANWVYLPLLLIVPLVVAAHAAGVWISEQEKRTNTSPEMWIPATGFASRIYDAAAGIALRPHRASGLYMLLPRPGFVSAFVLTVWLVGLFLFSPVHTRPFIYFQF